The following proteins are encoded in a genomic region of Dasypus novemcinctus isolate mDasNov1 chromosome 21, mDasNov1.1.hap2, whole genome shotgun sequence:
- the LOC131274902 gene encoding olfactory receptor 14C36-like — MPNSSTVTEFLLTRFSDVWELRALHAMLFLLMYLATLMGNLLIVIIITFNWKLHTPMYFFIRNLSVLDMCYISVTVPKACIIFLLDDRTISMAGCAAQIFLVLAFATVELLFLTVMARDRYVAICRPLHYPVIMNPQVCVQMTLASVLSGLVHSGFHTGNTFQLPFSRSNVVHQFFCDVPSLLKLSCSETLNNEILIFISAVVIAGGCFVFIIMSYIHIFSTVLKFPTRGECGKAFSTCVPHILVVSIFLSSGAAVNVKPTSSSPTVQDMITSVFYSIVPPFLNPIIYSLRNKQIKEAVKRVMRRKLCLGKR, encoded by the coding sequence ATGCCCAACTCCAGCACAGTGACTGAATTCCTGCTTACAAGGTTTTCTGATGTGTGGGAGCTCAGGGCCTTACATGCCATGCTATTCCTACTGATGTACTTGGCAACTCTGATGGGGAATCTTCTCATTGTCATAATAATCACCTTCAATTGGAAacttcacacccccatgtatttcttcattaGGAATCTGTCTGTCTTAGACATGTGCTACATTTCTGTCACGGTCCCCAAAGCATGTATCATCTTCCTGCTTGACGACAGGACAATCTCCATGGCTGGATGTGCAGCTCAGATCTTCCTCGTGCTTGCATTTGCTACAGTAGAGCTGCTGTTCCTCACCGTCATGGCCcgtgaccgctatgtggccatctgccggCCCCTCCACTACCCTGTGATCATGAACCCTCAGGTCTGTGTGCAGATGACTCTGGCCTCTGTACTCAGTGGTCTGGTCCACTCTGGATTCCACACTGGCAACACATTCCAACTGCCCTTCTCTCGGTCCAACGTGGTgcatcagttcttctgtgacgTTCCCTCTCTTCTCAAGCTTTCCTGCTCTGAGAccttaaacaatgaaattttaattttcatctctgCAGTGGTGATTGCTGGTGGCTGCTTTGTCTTCATCATCATGtcttatattcacatattttctactgtgctTAAGTTTCCAACCAGGGGTGAGTGTGGAAAGGCCTTTTCCACCTGTGTCCCTCACATCCTCGTGGTGAGCATCTTTCTCAGCTCAGGTGCTGCTGTGAATGTGAAGCCAACCTCCAGCTCACCCACAGTTCAGGACATGATCACCTCTGTGTTCTATTCTATAGTCCCTCCTTTCTTGAATCCTataatctatagtcttagaaacaaacAGATAAAGGAGGCTGTAAAGAGAGTCATGAGGAGAAAGCTTTGTTTAGGGAAAAGATAG